The following coding sequences are from one Triticum aestivum cultivar Chinese Spring chromosome 5A, IWGSC CS RefSeq v2.1, whole genome shotgun sequence window:
- the LOC123101142 gene encoding acyl-coenzyme A thioesterase 13, whose amino-acid sequence LLYSIVTQPKNNSVSHLLHYYTISVYISSQKILVSAGTQPKQISFPNLLSIANSGNFLHGGATGSLLDLVGSAVFYTTVAQTRGLPLGINVSYLDAAFSNVEIDIGAKVRAVKAVGVATAELKKKSGRIIAQARYSKYIGASSRLKATLPCKL is encoded by the exons TTATTATACAGTATTGTTACCCAACCAAAGAATAATTCAGTTTCACATCTACTCCACTATTATACTATTTCAGTTTACATCTCTTCACAAAAAATATTAGTATCTGCTGGCACCCAACCCAAGCAAATTTCATTTCCCAATCTACTATCTATTGCA AACTCGGGCAACTTCCTGCACGGCGGCGCGACAGGGTCGCTGCTTGACTTGGTGGGCTCTGCTGTCTTCTACACCACTGTGGCACAAACCAGGGGCTTGCCACTAGGGATAAACGTCTCCTACCTGGATGCTGCATTTTCGAAT GTAGAGATTGATATCGGAGCCAAGGTGCGCGCCGTAAAAGCAGTAGGAGTGGCTACTGCGGAACTGAAGAAAAAATCTGGCAGAATCATCGCTCAGGCCCGCTATTCCAAGTATATTGGTGCATCTAGTAGACTGAAGGCGACCCTGCCATGTAAGTTGTAA
- the LOC123101143 gene encoding acyl-coenzyme A thioesterase 13-like: protein MAAEEALFSSLPRQIAVELNLQNDCTVPFHHLINSGNFLHGGATGSLLDLVGSAVFYTTVAQTRGLPLGINVSYLDAAFSNVEIDIGAKVRAVKAVGVATAELKKKSGRIIAQARYSKYIGASSRLKATLPCKL, encoded by the exons ATGGCGGCGGAGGAGGCTCTCTTCTCTTCCCTCCCGCGCCAGATCG CTGTGGAACTTAATTTACAGAATGACTGCACAGTTCCATTCCATCATCTAATT AACTCGGGCAACTTCCTGCACGGCGGCGCGACAGGGTCGCTGCTTGACTTGGTGGGCTCTGCTGTCTTCTACACCACTGTGGCACAAACCAGGGGCTTGCCACTAGGGATAAACGTCTCCTACCTGGATGCGGCATTTTCGAAT GTAGAGATTGATATCGGAGCCAAGGTGCGCGCCGTAAAAGCAGTAGGAGTGGCTACTGCGGAACTGAAGAAAAAATCTGGCAGAATCATCGCTCAGGCCCGCTATTCCAAGTATATTGGTGCATCTAGTAGACTGAAGGCGACCCTGCCATGTAAGTTGTAA